One window of Dechloromonas sp. ZY10 genomic DNA carries:
- the aceF gene encoding dihydrolipoyllysine-residue acetyltransferase — translation MSQIIEVKVPDIGDFDSVPVIDLFVKVGDSIKVDDAIATLESDKATMDVPSTVAGTVTEVLVQLGSKVSEGALLIKVDTGAAGAVAAPAAAPAAAPAPAPAAAPAPAAPAAAGALVEVKVPDIGDFTDVPVIDLFVKVGDTIKVDDAIATLESDKATMDVPSTVAGTVKEVLVQLGSKVSEGALLIKVETGTGAPAAVAAPAPAAAPVSAPVAASTVAAAPAAPAALAPALPIGAKVHASPSVRAYARELGVDLSKVPATGPKGRIVKEDLTKYVKGVMSGTISGPVATASGGITGGGVLDLLPWPKVDFAKFGEIEVKPLSRIKKISGQNLSRNWVMIPAVTYHEDADITDLEAFRVQLNKENEKGGGAKLTMLAFLVKACVKALQKFPEFNASLDGDNLVLKKYFNIGFAADTPNGLVVPVIKNADKKSVFEIAQESGDLAKQARDGKLKPADMSGACFTISSLGGIGGTYFAPIVNAPEVAILGVNKSAMKPVWDGKQFVPRLTLPLSLTADHRVIDGALATRFNVYVAQLLADFRRVAL, via the coding sequence ATGAGCCAAATCATCGAAGTCAAAGTCCCGGACATTGGCGATTTCGACAGCGTGCCAGTCATCGACCTGTTCGTGAAAGTCGGCGACAGCATCAAGGTTGACGACGCCATCGCCACCCTCGAATCCGACAAGGCCACCATGGATGTGCCAAGCACGGTCGCCGGCACGGTCACCGAAGTGCTGGTGCAACTCGGCTCCAAAGTCAGCGAAGGTGCACTGCTGATCAAGGTCGACACCGGCGCCGCCGGTGCCGTGGCCGCGCCTGCCGCTGCACCCGCCGCCGCCCCGGCCCCCGCTCCGGCTGCTGCACCGGCTCCGGCCGCCCCCGCAGCAGCTGGCGCACTGGTTGAAGTCAAGGTGCCGGATATCGGCGACTTTACCGACGTGCCGGTGATCGACCTGTTCGTCAAGGTCGGCGACACGATCAAGGTGGATGACGCCATCGCCACCCTCGAATCCGACAAGGCCACCATGGATGTGCCGAGCACCGTGGCCGGCACGGTCAAGGAAGTGCTCGTTCAGCTGGGTTCCAAGGTCAGCGAAGGCGCGCTGCTGATCAAGGTCGAAACCGGTACCGGCGCACCTGCCGCAGTAGCCGCGCCAGCCCCCGCAGCCGCTCCGGTTTCTGCCCCGGTCGCTGCGTCGACCGTGGCAGCTGCTCCGGCCGCCCCTGCCGCCCTCGCTCCGGCCCTGCCGATCGGCGCCAAGGTCCACGCGTCGCCGTCGGTCCGTGCCTATGCCCGCGAACTGGGTGTCGATCTGTCCAAAGTGCCGGCGACCGGTCCCAAGGGCCGCATCGTCAAGGAAGACCTGACCAAGTACGTCAAGGGCGTGATGTCCGGTACCATTTCCGGCCCGGTCGCCACGGCTTCGGGCGGTATCACCGGCGGCGGCGTGCTCGATCTGCTCCCCTGGCCGAAGGTCGATTTCGCCAAGTTCGGCGAAATCGAGGTCAAGCCGCTGTCGCGGATCAAGAAGATTTCCGGCCAGAACCTCTCCCGCAACTGGGTGATGATCCCGGCCGTGACCTATCACGAAGACGCCGACATCACCGATCTGGAAGCCTTCCGCGTGCAGCTGAACAAGGAAAATGAAAAGGGTGGTGGCGCCAAGCTGACCATGCTCGCTTTCCTGGTCAAGGCCTGCGTCAAGGCATTGCAGAAGTTCCCGGAGTTCAACGCTTCGCTCGACGGCGACAACCTGGTGCTGAAGAAGTACTTCAACATCGGTTTCGCGGCCGACACCCCGAACGGCTTGGTCGTACCGGTGATCAAGAATGCCGACAAGAAGTCAGTCTTCGAGATCGCCCAGGAATCCGGCGACCTGGCCAAGCAGGCGCGTGACGGCAAGCTCAAACCGGCTGACATGTCCGGCGCCTGTTTCACGATTTCTTCGCTCGGCGGCATCGGCGGCACCTACTTCGCGCCGATTGTGAACGCTCCGGAAGTGGCAATCCTCGGCGTTAACAAGTCGGCCATGAAGCCGGTCTGGGACGGCAAGCAGTTTGTGCCGCGCCTGACCCTGCCGCTGTCGCTGACCGCCGACCACCGCGTGATCGACGGCGCGCTGGCGACCCGCTTCAACGTCTATGTCGCGCAGTTGCTGGCCGACTTCCGTCGCGTCGCGCTGTAA
- the aceE gene encoding pyruvate dehydrogenase (acetyl-transferring), homodimeric type has translation MADQPNALPDPQDVDPQETREWIEALEGVITQEGAERAHYLIEKLISQAREDGIDIPYSANTEYINTIPADQQPKYPGNPDMEIKIHSYIRWNAMAMVVRANKHTNVGGHIASFASAAALYDVGFSHFWKSIDHETGGDLIFFQGHSVPGVYSRAFMLGRLTEEQMDNFRQETDGKGISSYPHPWLMPDFWQFPTVSMGLGPIQAIYQARFMKYLASRGLIDAAKAEQRKVWAFLGDGETDEVESLGAIGMAGREKLDNLIFVINCNLQRLDGPVRGNGKIIQELESEFRGAGWNVIKLIWGTHWDALFARDKSGILKKRMMELCDGEYQTFKAKNGAYVREHFFNTPELKALVADWTDDEVWQLNRGGHDIFKIFAAYNAAVTHKGAPTLILAKTIKGFGMGQAGEAMNISHQQKKMDKEQIGRFRDRFGLPVPDDQLEELPYLKFAEDSPEYQYMRDRRLALGGFLPKRRQKAEPLAIPSLDKFDALLKASGEGRELSTTMAIVRIMNMLLKDKQVGRNVVPIVPDESRTFGMEGMFRAVGIWNQQGQNYVPEDHDQLMFYKESKDGQVLQEGINESGAMSDWIAAATSYSVHGVQTIPFYICYSMFGMQRVLDLCWAAGDQRARGFLIGGTAGRTTLNGEGLQHEDGHSLILSNLIPNCVSYDPTFQYEVAVITQDGLRRMHVEQEDVFYYLTVMNENYEHPEMPAGAEADIIKGMYSFKKGGAGDLRVQLLGSGTIFREVIAAADLLKADWGVEADIWGCPSFNELARDGQDTARWNMLHPLEAPKLSHVEQKLAGSEGPVVAATDYIKLFAEQIRPFVKGSYVTLGTDGFGRSDTREKLRHHFEVDRHWVTLAALKALADEGKIEREKVAAALVKYNLDPAKPNPMSV, from the coding sequence ATGGCCGACCAGCCGAACGCACTGCCCGATCCGCAGGATGTCGACCCGCAGGAAACCCGTGAATGGATTGAAGCGCTGGAAGGCGTGATCACCCAGGAAGGCGCCGAACGCGCTCACTACCTGATCGAAAAACTGATCAGCCAGGCCCGCGAAGACGGCATCGACATCCCCTATTCGGCCAATACCGAATACATCAACACCATTCCCGCCGACCAGCAGCCCAAGTACCCGGGCAACCCGGACATGGAGATCAAGATTCACTCCTACATCCGCTGGAACGCCATGGCCATGGTCGTCCGCGCCAACAAGCACACCAACGTCGGCGGCCACATTGCCTCCTTCGCCTCCGCCGCTGCCCTCTACGACGTCGGCTTTTCGCATTTCTGGAAGAGCATCGACCATGAAACCGGTGGCGACCTGATCTTCTTCCAGGGCCACTCCGTGCCGGGCGTTTACTCCCGCGCCTTCATGCTGGGCCGCCTGACCGAAGAGCAGATGGACAACTTCCGCCAGGAAACCGACGGCAAAGGCATCTCCTCCTACCCGCATCCGTGGCTGATGCCAGACTTCTGGCAATTCCCGACGGTATCAATGGGCCTCGGCCCGATCCAGGCGATCTATCAGGCCCGCTTCATGAAGTACCTGGCGTCGCGCGGCCTGATCGATGCCGCCAAGGCCGAACAGCGCAAGGTCTGGGCCTTCCTCGGCGACGGCGAGACCGACGAGGTCGAATCGCTCGGCGCCATCGGCATGGCCGGGCGTGAAAAGCTCGACAACCTGATCTTCGTGATCAACTGCAACCTGCAGCGCCTCGACGGCCCGGTGCGCGGCAACGGCAAGATCATCCAGGAACTCGAATCGGAATTCCGCGGTGCCGGCTGGAACGTGATCAAGCTGATCTGGGGCACCCACTGGGATGCACTGTTTGCCCGCGACAAGAGCGGCATCCTGAAAAAGCGGATGATGGAACTGTGCGACGGCGAGTACCAGACCTTCAAGGCCAAGAACGGCGCCTACGTCCGCGAACATTTCTTCAATACGCCGGAACTGAAGGCGCTGGTCGCCGACTGGACCGACGACGAAGTGTGGCAGCTGAATCGTGGCGGCCACGACATCTTCAAGATCTTCGCTGCCTACAACGCTGCTGTCACCCACAAGGGCGCACCGACCCTGATCCTGGCCAAGACCATCAAGGGCTTCGGCATGGGCCAGGCCGGCGAAGCGATGAACATTTCCCACCAGCAGAAGAAGATGGACAAGGAGCAAATCGGCCGCTTCCGCGACCGCTTCGGCCTGCCGGTGCCGGATGACCAACTCGAAGAACTGCCTTACCTCAAGTTTGCCGAGGACAGTCCGGAATACCAGTACATGCGCGATCGTCGCCTGGCACTGGGCGGCTTCCTGCCGAAGCGTCGCCAGAAGGCCGAGCCGCTGGCCATTCCGAGCCTCGACAAATTCGATGCCCTGCTCAAGGCCTCCGGCGAAGGCCGCGAACTGTCCACGACCATGGCCATCGTCCGCATCATGAACATGCTGCTGAAGGACAAGCAGGTCGGTCGCAACGTCGTGCCTATCGTGCCGGACGAATCCCGCACCTTCGGCATGGAAGGCATGTTCCGCGCCGTCGGGATCTGGAACCAGCAAGGCCAGAACTACGTGCCGGAAGATCATGACCAGCTGATGTTCTACAAGGAGTCCAAGGACGGCCAGGTGCTGCAGGAAGGCATCAATGAATCCGGCGCGATGAGCGACTGGATCGCCGCCGCCACCTCGTACTCGGTGCATGGCGTGCAGACCATCCCCTTCTATATCTGCTACTCGATGTTCGGTATGCAGCGCGTGCTCGACTTGTGCTGGGCGGCTGGTGACCAACGCGCCCGTGGTTTCCTGATTGGCGGCACCGCCGGTCGCACCACGCTGAACGGCGAAGGTCTGCAGCACGAAGACGGTCACAGCCTGATCCTCTCCAACCTGATCCCGAACTGCGTCTCCTACGATCCGACCTTCCAGTACGAAGTCGCTGTCATCACCCAGGACGGCCTGCGCCGCATGCATGTCGAGCAGGAAGACGTGTTCTATTACCTGACGGTGATGAACGAAAACTACGAGCACCCGGAAATGCCGGCCGGTGCCGAAGCCGACATCATCAAGGGGATGTACTCGTTCAAGAAGGGCGGCGCCGGCGACCTGCGCGTGCAGTTGCTCGGCTCGGGCACCATCTTCCGCGAAGTCATTGCCGCCGCCGACCTGCTCAAGGCCGACTGGGGCGTCGAAGCCGACATCTGGGGTTGCCCGTCCTTCAACGAACTGGCCCGCGACGGCCAGGACACCGCCCGCTGGAACATGCTGCACCCGCTCGAAGCACCGAAGCTGTCGCACGTCGAGCAAAAGCTCGCCGGCAGCGAAGGCCCGGTGGTTGCCGCGACCGACTACATCAAGCTGTTCGCCGAGCAGATCCGTCCCTTCGTCAAGGGCAGCTACGTCACGCTGGGCACCGATGGCTTCGGTCGTTCCGACACCCGCGAGAAGCTGCGTCACCACTTCGAGGTCGATCGCCACTGGGTCACCCTGGCTGCCCTGAAGGCGCTGGCTGACGAAGGCAAGATCGAGCGCGAAAAGGTTGCCGCCGCACTGGTCAAGTACAACCTGGATCCGGCCAAGCCGAATCCGATGTCGGTTTAA
- a CDS encoding phosphate/phosphite/phosphonate ABC transporter substrate-binding protein, with protein MHLRAALFLFWICALVHADEAILSFGILNQQSPQLTAERWNPIFRYLSEQTGLRFQLRMGANVQATNAMMQAGEFDLLFSNHNFRPEYDGTYRVIARWGNAPIFGVIAVRDDSPLRQLSELEGRRVAYPSVHALVAYAVPKQALRKAGIHEVEVMAANQEGGLAQLDSRQVDAVAVNSRYLSQYAARKGLRYRELYTSGPYPDLAVSVHPRVPRDKVVAIQQALLKMRQDPTAAALLEANQFPGFFPAGEADYLSVRKAYKLVRD; from the coding sequence ATGCATCTTCGTGCCGCTTTGTTCCTGTTCTGGATTTGTGCTCTGGTTCACGCCGACGAGGCGATTCTGAGTTTCGGGATACTCAATCAGCAAAGTCCGCAACTGACTGCCGAGCGCTGGAATCCCATCTTCCGCTACTTGAGCGAGCAGACCGGTTTGCGTTTTCAGTTGCGGATGGGGGCGAATGTGCAGGCAACCAATGCCATGATGCAGGCAGGAGAGTTTGATTTGCTGTTCAGCAATCATAATTTCCGCCCGGAGTACGACGGTACCTATCGAGTGATTGCGCGCTGGGGCAATGCGCCGATTTTTGGCGTGATTGCCGTGCGTGACGACAGTCCGTTGCGGCAGCTGTCCGAACTTGAAGGGCGACGGGTTGCCTATCCTTCGGTCCATGCCTTGGTCGCCTACGCGGTGCCCAAGCAGGCGCTGCGCAAGGCCGGTATCCACGAGGTGGAAGTGATGGCGGCGAATCAGGAGGGAGGGCTGGCGCAGCTTGATAGCAGACAGGTCGACGCGGTTGCGGTCAATTCGCGTTACCTGTCGCAGTATGCTGCACGTAAGGGCTTGCGTTATCGCGAGTTGTACACCTCGGGGCCGTATCCCGATCTGGCGGTATCGGTGCATCCCCGAGTACCGCGCGACAAGGTTGTGGCGATCCAGCAGGCCTTGCTCAAAATGCGCCAGGACCCAACGGCGGCCGCGCTGCTTGAGGCCAATCAGTTTCCGGGTTTCTTTCCGGCAGGTGAGGCGGATTACCTGTCTGTGCGCAAAGCTTACAAGCTGGTTCGGGATTAA
- a CDS encoding ATP-binding protein, producing the protein MLPRLALSTRLLWLAGWGLLLVGMIGLGILLAQQVENEKRLADELSESIAAALAPSLLQALVVGDLETAQQAIRRSVVSRSLDSIEILQPENGRILIEAREMAAFSTPSWVVQSLQLKIGGHDYPLVAGGRVYGILRVQPSAGAIVHDTWLAMRNAALVWGLSGLLFLSLFALVLRRSLQPLARLEAGVEAFGRGALSERVSVSGAPEIADTAVAFNLMADRIENLLAELAAARVAAESANAIKGEFLANMSHEIRTPMNAIIGMTELVLATHLNYEQRDSLQAVHGSALHLLKVINEILDFSKIEAGRMELQSERFELQPMLEDSCRMLEARAADKGIALRLLVPPDLPSHLLADEQRLRQVLLNLLGNAVKFTTRGSVDLAIRVLGATATQVELEFSVRDSGIGIPPEKLAHIFDAFTQADSSISRRFGGTGLGLAISRRLVELMGGRIRVESAVNQGSLFIFTVRAGKVEAPPQTTAAPVCALLPAGLRILLAEDNPVNQKLALRILEKRACQVVLAVNGLEAVQKWRDQGCDLILMDMMMPEMDGLEATRQIRAEETAEARGRTPIVAMTANAMEGDRERCLESGMDGYVSKPVRVEQLFAEIQRCLPAAK; encoded by the coding sequence ATGCTGCCCCGCCTGGCTCTCTCGACACGCCTGCTGTGGCTGGCTGGCTGGGGCTTGTTGCTGGTCGGGATGATCGGTCTCGGAATCCTGTTGGCGCAGCAGGTGGAGAACGAAAAGAGGCTGGCTGACGAATTGTCCGAATCGATCGCTGCCGCGCTCGCTCCTTCTCTGCTCCAGGCCCTGGTGGTGGGCGATCTGGAAACCGCGCAGCAGGCAATTCGTCGCTCGGTAGTGAGTCGCTCGCTCGATTCGATTGAAATCCTGCAACCGGAAAATGGCCGGATCTTGATCGAAGCCAGGGAGATGGCCGCATTTTCCACTCCGTCCTGGGTGGTGCAAAGCCTGCAGTTGAAGATCGGGGGGCATGACTATCCCTTGGTTGCGGGGGGGCGGGTCTATGGCATCTTGCGGGTTCAGCCTTCGGCGGGCGCGATCGTTCACGATACCTGGCTGGCGATGCGCAATGCTGCGCTGGTCTGGGGCCTGTCCGGGCTGCTGTTTCTCTCGTTGTTTGCCCTGGTTTTGCGGCGCAGTCTGCAGCCGCTGGCACGTCTTGAGGCGGGGGTCGAGGCGTTTGGGCGCGGTGCGCTGTCGGAGCGGGTGAGTGTTTCCGGGGCGCCGGAAATCGCCGATACGGCAGTCGCCTTCAACCTGATGGCCGACCGGATCGAGAATCTGCTGGCTGAACTGGCCGCAGCACGAGTTGCCGCTGAAAGCGCGAACGCGATCAAGGGCGAATTTCTGGCCAATATGAGCCATGAAATCCGGACGCCGATGAATGCCATCATCGGCATGACCGAGCTGGTGCTGGCGACCCACCTCAATTACGAGCAGCGGGACAGTCTGCAGGCGGTGCATGGTTCGGCCTTGCACTTGCTCAAGGTGATCAACGAAATTCTCGATTTTTCCAAAATCGAAGCTGGCCGGATGGAGTTGCAAAGTGAGCGTTTCGAGTTGCAACCGATGCTGGAAGACAGTTGCCGGATGCTTGAAGCGCGCGCAGCTGACAAGGGTATCGCCTTGCGGTTGCTGGTGCCGCCGGATTTGCCGTCGCACTTGTTGGCGGATGAGCAGCGTTTGCGCCAGGTTCTGCTTAATTTGCTGGGCAATGCCGTCAAGTTCACTACTCGGGGCAGCGTTGACCTGGCGATACGGGTGCTTGGCGCCACCGCGACCCAGGTCGAACTTGAATTTTCGGTACGCGATAGCGGGATCGGTATTCCGCCGGAAAAACTGGCGCATATCTTTGATGCCTTTACCCAGGCCGACAGTAGTATTTCCCGGCGCTTTGGCGGGACCGGGTTGGGGCTGGCGATCAGTCGCCGGCTGGTTGAGTTGATGGGGGGGCGGATTCGCGTTGAAAGCGCCGTCAATCAGGGCTCACTGTTCATTTTCACTGTCCGTGCCGGTAAGGTCGAGGCTCCGCCGCAGACGACAGCGGCACCGGTCTGTGCCTTGCTGCCGGCCGGGTTGCGGATTTTGCTGGCGGAAGACAATCCGGTTAACCAGAAACTGGCACTACGGATACTGGAAAAGCGTGCTTGTCAGGTCGTGCTGGCGGTCAATGGCCTTGAGGCGGTGCAGAAATGGCGCGACCAAGGTTGCGATCTGATCCTGATGGACATGATGATGCCGGAAATGGATGGCCTGGAAGCGACTCGCCAGATTCGCGCCGAGGAGACGGCCGAGGCCAGGGGGCGAACTCCGATTGTGGCGATGACCGCCAATGCCATGGAGGGCGACCGTGAGCGCTGCCTGGAGTCCGGAATGGACGGCTACGTCAGCAAGCCGGTGCGGGTCGAGCAGCTGTTTGCCGAAATCCAGCGTTGTCTGCCGGCAGCAAAGTGA
- a CDS encoding thiamine pyrophosphate-dependent enzyme has protein sequence MAAVMPAPAASRLFLSGNEAVARAVWEAGVKVAAAYPGTPSTEMLEVISTYPDLYAEWSVNEKVSLEVAIGAAYAGSRAFCCMKHVGMNVASDALMTLTLTGVVGGLVIAIADDVGLSSSQNEQDSRFWGRFAHVPVFEPADSQEAYAMTLAAYELSEQFQVPVILRMTTRINHVKGLVTVGERVPCVAAGFKKDPSRYVMVPGNAGKRIPLMFKRDGELRSAAEQSPLNYIVPGSDRRIGFITSGPAFEHVREAFPNAPVLKLGFSCPLPVDKCRELAAQVDQVVVVEEVEPLVETELKAQGIKVLGKDILPLQGELAPTVLRPAIARLLGEPVPEMPPAPAQLFPRPPTMCVACPHLGVYYTLSQVRNLNISGDIGCYTLGAGHPWQAMDTCVSMGASMGIALGMDKGRGEADKDKRIVAVIGDSTFLHMGMQGLLDMVYNKANVTVLLLDNRAVGMTGGQDNPGNGRDIYGEDAPRVDFAKLCAALGVKQERIHTVNPYELPVLFKTVRDEVKVPDVSVIITDQPCVLIKDYHKLKPYEVHDDKCTGCGNCLDVGCPAIHVTRRGKQTKASGREVDLAFVRIESSVCTGCGLCLQPCAPDAIQHYVPVSPIKLVNKGGCSA, from the coding sequence ATGGCAGCAGTGATGCCAGCGCCGGCGGCCAGCCGGCTCTTCCTGTCCGGTAATGAAGCCGTTGCCCGCGCCGTCTGGGAGGCCGGCGTCAAGGTGGCCGCCGCCTACCCGGGCACACCGTCGACCGAAATGCTCGAGGTCATTTCGACCTATCCCGATCTTTACGCCGAGTGGTCGGTCAACGAGAAGGTCTCGCTGGAGGTGGCAATCGGTGCTGCCTATGCCGGCTCGCGCGCCTTCTGCTGCATGAAGCACGTCGGGATGAACGTCGCCTCGGATGCGCTGATGACCCTGACCCTGACCGGCGTGGTCGGCGGGCTGGTGATCGCGATTGCCGACGACGTCGGCCTGTCGTCGTCGCAGAACGAACAGGATTCGCGCTTCTGGGGGCGTTTTGCGCATGTGCCGGTATTCGAGCCGGCCGATTCGCAGGAAGCCTACGCGATGACGCTGGCTGCCTACGAACTCTCCGAGCAGTTCCAGGTGCCGGTGATCCTGCGCATGACCACCCGCATCAACCACGTCAAGGGGCTGGTCACTGTCGGTGAGCGCGTGCCCTGCGTGGCCGCCGGCTTCAAGAAGGATCCATCGCGTTACGTAATGGTGCCGGGCAATGCCGGCAAGCGGATCCCGCTGATGTTCAAGCGCGACGGCGAGTTGCGCAGTGCGGCCGAGCAGTCGCCGCTGAACTACATCGTTCCCGGCAGCGACCGCCGGATCGGTTTCATCACCTCCGGCCCGGCCTTCGAGCATGTGCGCGAAGCCTTCCCGAATGCGCCGGTGCTGAAGTTGGGCTTCTCCTGCCCGCTGCCTGTCGACAAGTGCCGCGAACTGGCGGCGCAGGTCGACCAAGTAGTGGTAGTCGAGGAAGTCGAACCGCTGGTCGAGACCGAACTCAAGGCTCAGGGCATCAAGGTGCTGGGCAAGGACATCCTGCCGCTGCAGGGCGAACTGGCGCCGACCGTGCTGCGCCCGGCGATTGCCCGCCTGCTCGGCGAGCCGGTGCCGGAAATGCCGCCGGCGCCGGCGCAACTGTTTCCACGGCCGCCTACGATGTGCGTCGCCTGTCCGCACCTGGGCGTCTATTACACCCTGTCGCAGGTGCGCAACCTCAATATCTCCGGCGACATCGGCTGCTACACCCTCGGCGCCGGCCATCCCTGGCAGGCAATGGATACCTGCGTCTCGATGGGCGCCTCGATGGGTATCGCGCTGGGCATGGACAAAGGTCGCGGCGAGGCCGACAAGGACAAGCGCATCGTTGCCGTGATCGGCGATTCGACCTTCCTGCACATGGGCATGCAGGGCCTGCTCGACATGGTCTATAACAAGGCCAATGTCACCGTGCTGTTGCTCGACAACCGTGCGGTCGGCATGACCGGCGGTCAGGACAACCCGGGCAACGGCCGCGACATCTACGGCGAGGACGCGCCGCGCGTCGACTTCGCCAAGCTCTGCGCGGCCCTCGGGGTCAAGCAGGAGCGCATTCACACGGTCAACCCCTACGAATTGCCGGTTTTGTTCAAGACCGTCCGCGACGAGGTCAAGGTGCCGGACGTGTCGGTGATCATCACCGACCAGCCCTGCGTGCTGATCAAGGACTACCACAAGCTCAAGCCCTACGAAGTGCATGACGACAAGTGCACCGGCTGCGGCAACTGCCTCGACGTCGGCTGTCCGGCCATCCACGTCACCCGTCGCGGCAAGCAGACCAAGGCTTCCGGGCGCGAGGTCGATCTCGCCTTCGTGCGCATCGAGTCGTCGGTATGCACCGGCTGCGGCCTCTGCCTGCAGCCCTGTGCGCCGGATGCGATCCAGCATTACGTGCCGGTGTCGCCGATCAAGCTGGTAAACAAGGGAGGCTGCAGCGCATGA
- a CDS encoding indolepyruvate oxidoreductase subunit beta, giving the protein MSTTSNILVVGIGGQGVMTATEILAEAAIALGHDAKKTEVAGMAQRGGVVSSHLRFGPKVQSPQIPPGEADVLLAFEAAEALRWRHMLRPGGIALANNSRLVPPVVELGLFDYPEDPIAEIRAAGTDVVAFDATSIALELGEIRLGNTVMLGAIADHLPFPADDLLACVLQRFQRKGEKMVELNRQAFAAGRAAVLQAEGAVA; this is encoded by the coding sequence ATGAGCACGACCAGCAATATCCTCGTGGTCGGGATTGGCGGCCAGGGGGTGATGACCGCGACCGAAATTCTTGCCGAGGCCGCGATTGCCCTGGGGCATGATGCCAAAAAAACCGAAGTGGCCGGCATGGCGCAACGCGGCGGCGTGGTTTCGTCGCATCTGCGCTTTGGGCCCAAGGTCCAATCGCCGCAGATTCCGCCGGGCGAGGCCGATGTCCTGCTCGCCTTCGAGGCGGCCGAAGCCTTGCGCTGGCGGCACATGCTGCGGCCGGGCGGGATCGCCCTGGCCAACAACTCGCGGCTGGTGCCGCCGGTGGTCGAACTCGGTCTGTTCGATTATCCGGAAGATCCGATTGCTGAGATCCGTGCCGCCGGCACCGACGTGGTTGCCTTCGATGCGACTTCGATTGCGCTGGAGCTTGGCGAAATCCGCCTCGGCAACACCGTGATGCTTGGCGCCATCGCCGACCATCTGCCGTTCCCGGCCGACGACCTGCTTGCCTGCGTGTTGCAGCGTTTTCAGCGCAAGGGCGAAAAAATGGTCGAACTCAATCGCCAGGCCTTTGCCGCTGGTCGCGCGGCGGTGCTGCAGGCGGAAGGCGCTGTGGCTTGA
- the folD gene encoding bifunctional methylenetetrahydrofolate dehydrogenase/methenyltetrahydrofolate cyclohydrolase FolD, whose product MTAQIIDGKALAEELRQSFKARVETLTAQGHKPGLVVILVGEDPASQVYVKNKVNGCLAIGMHSEKIVYEKDVAQQVVLDKIAELNADPSIHGILVQLPLPKHFDEEKVLEAISAEKDVDGFHAENVGALSQGAPRFIPCTPYGVMKMFEKGNVDLTGQEAVVIGRSNIVGKPMAMLLINAGATVTVCHSKTRDLNFHTRRADIVVAAVGKPKFVKGDMLKPGAVVIDVGINRLPDGKLCGDVDYEDCLNVAGQITPVPGGVGPMTITMLLANTIEAAERKAGIR is encoded by the coding sequence ATGACGGCACAAATTATCGATGGCAAGGCGCTGGCGGAAGAACTGCGCCAGAGCTTCAAGGCCCGTGTGGAAACGCTCACCGCCCAAGGGCATAAGCCCGGTCTGGTGGTGATTCTGGTCGGCGAAGACCCGGCCTCCCAGGTCTATGTGAAGAACAAGGTCAATGGCTGCCTGGCCATCGGCATGCATTCCGAAAAGATCGTCTACGAGAAGGACGTAGCCCAGCAGGTCGTCCTCGACAAGATCGCCGAACTCAACGCCGATCCGTCCATCCACGGCATCCTGGTGCAATTGCCGCTGCCGAAGCATTTCGACGAAGAGAAAGTGCTCGAAGCCATCTCCGCCGAGAAGGACGTCGACGGCTTCCACGCCGAGAACGTCGGTGCCCTGTCGCAAGGCGCACCGCGCTTCATTCCGTGCACCCCGTACGGCGTGATGAAGATGTTCGAGAAGGGCAACGTCGATCTGACCGGCCAGGAAGCCGTGGTCATCGGCCGTTCCAACATCGTCGGCAAACCGATGGCGATGCTGCTGATCAACGCCGGTGCCACCGTCACCGTCTGTCACTCCAAGACCCGCGACCTGAACTTCCATACCCGCCGCGCCGACATCGTCGTTGCCGCCGTCGGCAAGCCCAAGTTCGTCAAGGGCGACATGCTCAAGCCGGGCGCCGTGGTCATCGACGTCGGCATCAACCGCCTGCCGGACGGCAAGCTGTGCGGCGACGTTGATTACGAAGATTGTCTGAATGTCGCCGGCCAGATCACCCCGGTGCCGGGCGGTGTCGGCCCGATGACCATCACCATGCTGCTGGCCAACACGATCGAGGCCGCCGAGCGCAAAGCGGGGATTCGCTAA